CACCCGGGAGGAGGCTGTCGCCCGCCTGCGCCAGGCGGCGGACGGGGCGCCGCAGGTCTTCGAGTGGGAAGGACGGCATCGGAGCGGGGACGTCTTCCCCATCGAGGTGAACGTGCGGAGGGCCATCATTGACGAGCAGGAGCGGTTGCTGGTGGTCGTCCGGGACGTTTCCGAGCGGAAACGCTGGGAGAGCGAGCGGGAAAAGCTCCAGCAGCAGCTCGTCCAGGCACAGAAGCTGGAATCCATCGGGCGTCTCGCGGGAGGGGTGGCCCACGATTTCAGCAACCTCCTCACCGTGATCCTCGGGTATGCTGAAATTCTGCTGCGCGACCCGGCGTCCCGCGACCAGGCGGCCCACGGCCCCCTGACCGAGATCCAGATGGCCGGGGAGCGGGCCCGCCACCTGACCCGGCAGCTGCTCGCCTTCGGGCGGAAACAGGAGCTTCGCATGGAGCCCGTGGACCTCAACGAGGTCGTCCGACGGTTCAACCTCATGCTGGCCAGACTCCTGGGCGAGAACATCGAGATCGAGATCCGGCTGTCACCCGCCATCGGACTCATCCGGGCCGACGTCGCCCAGGTGGAGCAGGTCCTGATGAACCTGGCGGTCAATGCCCGCGACGCGATGCCGGCAGGAGGGCGTCTCATCATCGAGACCACCCCGGCGTGCCTGGCGGAGGATGCCGACCCGGTCCTCGGGAGCCTTCCCCGCGGGGACTACGTGGTGCTCTCCGTCTGCGACACCGGGTGCGGCATGGACGGGGAAACGCTGAAGCAGGTTTTCGAGCCCTTCTTCACGACCAAGGGCAAGGAACAGGGGACCGGCCTCGGCCTGTCCATGGTGTACGGCATCGTCAAGCAGCACGGCGGCGAGATCTTCGCCGTCAGCCAACCGGGTGCGGGGGCGGTCTTCCGGATCTACCTGCCCGTGGCCCGCCCCGGCCAGAAGGTCTCGTCGTCCCTCCCCACGCCCGGTCGCGGGGCGGAAGGGGGCCGCGGCCTCGTCCTGGTGGTGGAGGACGACGTCGGACTTCGGCGGTTGGCCTGCAACATCTTGAGCCGGCATGGTTACGATGTCCTGGAGGCCCTCGACCCGCAGGATGCCGTCCGCCTCGGCTTCGAACACCGCGACCAGCTCGAGGTCGTCCTGTCGGACGTCGTGATGCCGGGGATGAACGGCCCGGAGGTGGTCTCCCGGATCCGCGGCTTCTGCCCCGGGGTCCGGACCGTCTTCATGTCGGGCTACACCGAGGAGTCCATCCGTCCCCTGGGCGTCCGGATCGAGGGGATCTCCTTCGTCGCCAAGCCGTTCACACCGAAGGACCTCGTCCAGGCCGTCCGGGAGGCCCGTGCGGAAACGGCCGGACCGCTCCCGCCCGACGCTGCGGGCCCGGAGGCCCCGCGGTGATCTTCCTGGCCCTGCTCAACAACATCACGCTCCTGGTCTCGCTCTGCTTCGTGCAGAGCCTCATCATGCGCCGCTGGAAACAGGGCGCCATGACGGGACAGGTCCTGTCGGGGCTGCTCTTCGGCGTCGTGGCGCTGATCGGGATGCTCAACCCGCTGACGCTGCGGGAGGGGATCATTTTCGACGGGCGCTCCATCGTGATCAGCACCGCCGGGTTGTTCGGGGGGCCCGTCACCGCTTCCGTCACCGCCGTCATCACCGCCGCCTGGCGCATCTTCGCCATCGGCGGGGCGGGGACGCTGATGGGCGTTGGCGTCATCGCGGAATCGGCCCTCCTGGGGGTCGCCTACCACTACCTGCGCCGCCGCCGCCCCGACCTCGTCCGCATCCACCACCTCTGGCTGTTCGGCTTCGTCGTCCACCTCGCCATGCTGGTGCTCACCCGGGCTCTCCCCAGCAAGGTCTCCTTCGAGATCTACACGCAGATCGCCATCCCCGTCATCGTGATCTACCCCCTGGCCACCGTCCTCGTCTGCCTGCTGATCCTCCAGCAGGAATCCCGCCTGAAGGCGATCTCGGACCTGGCCGAGAGCGGGAACAAGCTGCGCCGCCTCACCGAGAACATCCCCGGGATCGTCTACCAGTTCTACGTCCGGCCCGACGGGAAGATGGGGTTCCACTACGTGGGCGAGAACGTGTACGACGTCTACGGGCTGGAGGCGAACCTGGACACCCTCCTGGAGCGCTTCATGGAAGGCATCCCCGCCGGGGACGCCGAGCGGTTGCTCGAGTCGATCCACCAGGCGACCCGGGACCTGAAGCACTGGGACTTCGAGGGACGCTTCACCCGGCCGGACGGTCGGGATGTTCACTACCGGGGGCTATCGACCCCGGTCTGCCTCAAGGACGAGGTGGTGTTCTCCGGGGTCATCCTGGACATCACGGCCCAGAAGCGCGCCGAAGAGGAGAAGGCCGCCCTGGAGAGCCAACTGCGCCAGTCCCAGAAGATGGAGGCCATCGGGTTGCTGGCGGGGGGCGTCGCCCACGATCTCAACAACCTGCTCAGCCCCGTCCTGGGCTACACCGACATGATGTTGACGGACCCGACCCTGCGGGAAGATTTCCGGCGGGACCTGGAGGAAATCCTCAAGGCCGCGGAGCGCGCCCGGGACCTGGTCCGGCAGTTGATGGCCTTCGGGCGGAAGCAGGTCCTGGAGGTGCGCGCCCTCGACATGAACGAGGTGGTCGGCAACCTCTCGAAACTGCTCCGCCGGATGCTCCGGGAGGACATCCGGCTCTGCTTCGACTACGCCCCGGCCGCGTGTGTCGTCAACGCCGACCTCGGGCAGATCGAACAGGTGATCATGAACCTGTCCGCCAACGCTCAGGACGCCATGCCCCGCCAGGGGACCCTCACCATCGCCGTCGCGGCGGTCGGTCCCGACACGGATTTCGCCGCCCGCTTCCCGGGTCTTCCCCCCGGACGTTACGTTCTATTGAGCGTCACCGACACGGGTGTCGGCATGGACGCCGGGACCCAGGCGAGGATCTTCGAGCCTTTCTTCACCACCAAGGAGAAGGGGAAGGGCATGGGGTTGGGCCTGGCGTCGGTGTACGGGATCGTCAAGCAGCACGGCGGCCACATCTGGGTCGACAGCTCCCCGGATTGCGGGACGACGTTCCGGATCTGCCTCCCCTCCGCCGACGTCAAGGCCGAGGCGCCCTGCGACGCCGCGACGGGCATGGACATGCGCGGGGGCGCCGAGACCATCCTGGTGGCCGAGGACGAGGCCCCCGTCCTCCAGATGGCCTGCAACATGCTGCGTCGCCTGGGCTACCACGTCATCAGCGCGAACTCGGTCGGGGAGTGCCTCCAGGTCGCCGCCGATCACCGGGGCGACATCGACCTACTCCTGACGGACGTGGTGATGCCCGAGATGAGCGGCGTGGAACTCCTCTGCCACCTCCGCAGGCAGCGCCCCGACCTGAAGGTCCTCTTCATGTCCGGGTACACCGCCGACCACCTGGAGAGCCGGGGAACACCGGGCAACGACGGGGAGTTGATCCTCAAGCCGTTCACCCACCAGGACCTGGCCGGGAAAGTCCGCCAGGCCCTGGACGCCTGAAACCGCGGGCCCCTCCCGCCCGGCGGGCCGTCCGCGCGGCCGGTCCCGGAGCAGGCCGGCGGGGAAGCCCGCGCCGCCCGCCGCCGGGCCACGAATCCACACCGGAGGTGTGCCATGAAGTTTTTCATCCGATTGCTAACCCTGTTCCTCTGCGCATCCCTGGCCCTGGCCGGGCCCGGCGACAAGAAGGGGGGGAAGAAGAAGTCCGGGGAGAAACCGGCCGTGGAGGCCGCGGAGGAGGAGGCCCCGGCGGCGGCGGAGATGGACCCCCAGGCCCGGGCCATGATGGACGCCTACATGAAAGCGGGCCAACCGGGTCTCTACCACCGTTTTCTTGCCCAGTTCGAGGGGCGGTGGAAGGCGGTGTCCAAGGCCTGGATGGGCCCTGGCGAACCCCTGATCAGCGAGGGGGAGGGCGTGAACCGGATGATCTTCGGCGGCCGCTACCTCCACCAGGAGTACCACGGGAAGTTCATGGACATGGATTTCGAGGGGATGGGGCTGCTGGCCTTCGACAACGTCACGAAGCAGTTCGCCACCGTCTGGATCGACTCCATGTCCACCTGCATCGCGACGGGGACCGGTACGCTGGACGAGCAGGGTAAGGTCCTCACCACCACCCTGACCTTCTCCGACCCCCTGACCGGGGCGGCCAAAACCAGCCGCGAGGTGCTGCGGGTCGTGGACGAACACACCCACGTCATGGAGATGTACGAGACGGGGGCCGACGGGAAGGAGACCCTGACCATGGAGATCACCTACACCCGCGGGAAAAAGTAGCGGGGTTTCGCCACGCTTCCCGAACGAAGGCCGCC
The sequence above is drawn from the Acidobacteriota bacterium genome and encodes:
- a CDS encoding DUF1579 domain-containing protein — encoded protein: MKFFIRLLTLFLCASLALAGPGDKKGGKKKSGEKPAVEAAEEEAPAAAEMDPQARAMMDAYMKAGQPGLYHRFLAQFEGRWKAVSKAWMGPGEPLISEGEGVNRMIFGGRYLHQEYHGKFMDMDFEGMGLLAFDNVTKQFATVWIDSMSTCIATGTGTLDEQGKVLTTTLTFSDPLTGAAKTSREVLRVVDEHTHVMEMYETGADGKETLTMEITYTRGKK
- a CDS encoding response regulator; the encoded protein is MIFLALLNNITLLVSLCFVQSLIMRRWKQGAMTGQVLSGLLFGVVALIGMLNPLTLREGIIFDGRSIVISTAGLFGGPVTASVTAVITAAWRIFAIGGAGTLMGVGVIAESALLGVAYHYLRRRRPDLVRIHHLWLFGFVVHLAMLVLTRALPSKVSFEIYTQIAIPVIVIYPLATVLVCLLILQQESRLKAISDLAESGNKLRRLTENIPGIVYQFYVRPDGKMGFHYVGENVYDVYGLEANLDTLLERFMEGIPAGDAERLLESIHQATRDLKHWDFEGRFTRPDGRDVHYRGLSTPVCLKDEVVFSGVILDITAQKRAEEEKAALESQLRQSQKMEAIGLLAGGVAHDLNNLLSPVLGYTDMMLTDPTLREDFRRDLEEILKAAERARDLVRQLMAFGRKQVLEVRALDMNEVVGNLSKLLRRMLREDIRLCFDYAPAACVVNADLGQIEQVIMNLSANAQDAMPRQGTLTIAVAAVGPDTDFAARFPGLPPGRYVLLSVTDTGVGMDAGTQARIFEPFFTTKEKGKGMGLGLASVYGIVKQHGGHIWVDSSPDCGTTFRICLPSADVKAEAPCDAATGMDMRGGAETILVAEDEAPVLQMACNMLRRLGYHVISANSVGECLQVAADHRGDIDLLLTDVVMPEMSGVELLCHLRRQRPDLKVLFMSGYTADHLESRGTPGNDGELILKPFTHQDLAGKVRQALDA
- a CDS encoding PAS domain S-box protein, with translation MPQSETVVLDLCRRLFGQAGEAVFLLRDGRVAECSEAFPALLGCRRNDLLGRDFLRLTGEHRPSGHTPSASLAYSLRAAQDGYPQNIVVSLATAGGPMALELSLGPADLPGAPAVLGIARRPPGEPASGEVPRQSDEGLRAIFNKAMDGFLLADVDTRRFRLGNDAICRMLGYTPEEILTLGVEDIHPEKDLPTVVGFFDRQARGEIKIAPDVPLKRKDGTVLYADINSGPVLIGDQRYLLGIFRDNTEHHRQQEQLRRSEREWWATFQAIGHPTLLMRPDHTILAANRSTVAALGMPEADLVGRKCHDLFHPGVPDPPDCCPLGTVVSSGKLETQDMEIEALGGTYLVSCTPLLDEGGKVDRVLHIATDITVRKRAEHDLRKSEQRFRTILDSLDDAVLILDARDYRILDVNHRTLEMHGFGREEVLDLAGADLGSGRPPFTREEAVARLRQAADGAPQVFEWEGRHRSGDVFPIEVNVRRAIIDEQERLLVVVRDVSERKRWESEREKLQQQLVQAQKLESIGRLAGGVAHDFSNLLTVILGYAEILLRDPASRDQAAHGPLTEIQMAGERARHLTRQLLAFGRKQELRMEPVDLNEVVRRFNLMLARLLGENIEIEIRLSPAIGLIRADVAQVEQVLMNLAVNARDAMPAGGRLIIETTPACLAEDADPVLGSLPRGDYVVLSVCDTGCGMDGETLKQVFEPFFTTKGKEQGTGLGLSMVYGIVKQHGGEIFAVSQPGAGAVFRIYLPVARPGQKVSSSLPTPGRGAEGGRGLVLVVEDDVGLRRLACNILSRHGYDVLEALDPQDAVRLGFEHRDQLEVVLSDVVMPGMNGPEVVSRIRGFCPGVRTVFMSGYTEESIRPLGVRIEGISFVAKPFTPKDLVQAVREARAETAGPLPPDAAGPEAPR